One part of the Niveispirillum cyanobacteriorum genome encodes these proteins:
- a CDS encoding LysR family transcriptional regulator, which produces MGSWDGIDSFIAVCETESFSAAATRLGVSTSHVSREVARLEDRLQVRLLYRTTRRVSVTDAGRTFLERCRRLVEEREEAFATVSESDGAARGHLRLTCSIAYGERFIVPLVNRFLLTHPQLSVTIDLTNRLTDLVGEGFDLAVRTGTSLDDSRLIAVRLASRRRYLCAAPAYLERHGPPGSLDDLARHQCLMGTADLWHFEDQGRQVSFRPGGSWRCNSGFAVLDAARQGLGLCQLPDFYVETELATGTLVSLLDHHRPPDEGIWAVYPHRRHLSPKVSLLVEYLKSHVGRL; this is translated from the coding sequence ATGGGCTCCTGGGACGGGATCGACAGTTTCATCGCCGTCTGTGAAACGGAAAGTTTTTCCGCCGCGGCAACCCGCCTGGGCGTCTCCACCTCCCATGTCAGCCGGGAGGTGGCACGGCTGGAGGATCGGCTGCAGGTCCGCCTGCTCTACCGCACCACGCGCCGGGTCAGCGTCACCGATGCCGGGCGCACCTTTCTGGAACGCTGCCGTCGGCTGGTGGAGGAACGGGAGGAAGCGTTCGCCACCGTCAGCGAAAGCGACGGTGCCGCGCGCGGCCATCTGCGCCTCACCTGTTCCATCGCCTATGGCGAACGCTTCATAGTGCCCCTGGTCAACCGCTTTCTGCTGACCCATCCGCAACTGTCGGTCACCATCGATCTGACCAACCGGCTGACCGATCTGGTGGGTGAAGGGTTCGATCTGGCGGTGCGAACCGGCACCAGCCTGGATGACAGCCGCCTGATCGCCGTACGTCTGGCATCACGCCGCCGCTATCTCTGTGCCGCACCCGCCTATCTGGAACGGCATGGTCCACCGGGCAGCCTGGATGATCTGGCCCGCCACCAATGCCTGATGGGCACCGCTGATCTCTGGCATTTCGAGGATCAAGGCCGGCAGGTCTCATTCCGGCCCGGCGGCAGCTGGCGTTGCAACAGCGGATTTGCCGTGCTTGACGCCGCACGCCAGGGCCTGGGCTTATGCCAGCTACCGGACTTCTATGTGGAAACGGAACTGGCGACCGGAACATTGGTCAGCCTTCTGGACCATCACCGCCCGCCGGACGAGGGGATCTGGGCGGTTTATCCCCATCGCCGCCACCTGTCGCCCAAGGTTTCGCTGCTGGTGGAGTACCTGAAATCCCATGTGGGTCGGCTGTGA
- a CDS encoding PAS domain-containing sensor histidine kinase: MTGTMQHLTADSLAGERHLRVLIESVHDYAIYMVDPNGIVVSWNGGAQRFKGYRASEIIGQHFSRFFRAEDVRDGLPARVLATALTEGRFEAEGWRVRKDGGHFWASVVVEPVRDDDGTLIGFAKVTRDITERRQAQQALEEAREALFQAQKLETVGRLTGSVAHDFNNLLQVIGNSLELVSARLPPDLPDVQRHMATARSALETAGAVTQRLLAFARRQPLQPEAVDLNALARGMADLVRRSVGEDVLLRLDLTDDICSAWADPHQVESGILNLAVNARDAMPNGGTLTIATRMRHIDRAAAAANEVEEGEYASLSVADTGIGMSAEVLARAVEPFFTTKPVGHGTGLGLSQLYGFARQSGGFLTLDSREGYGTKVTLLLPCHTESAAEPAVEKGPAAEPEAPSSIYRLLLVEDEVLIRLVLAEALEEQGHVVHQAGNADAALDILSDHPDIQFLVTDVGLPGTNGRQLAELALGRWPGLKVLFLTGYIDRADTSRLPPGTQMLTKPTSIDALLAKLRQMAAG; encoded by the coding sequence TTGACCGGCACCATGCAGCATCTGACCGCCGATAGTCTGGCGGGGGAACGGCACCTGCGCGTGCTGATCGAAAGCGTGCATGACTACGCCATCTATATGGTTGACCCCAACGGCATCGTAGTCAGTTGGAATGGCGGAGCGCAGCGCTTCAAGGGCTATCGCGCCAGTGAAATCATCGGCCAGCATTTCTCACGCTTTTTCCGGGCGGAGGATGTGCGTGACGGGCTTCCCGCCCGCGTGCTCGCCACAGCACTTACAGAGGGACGGTTTGAGGCCGAAGGCTGGCGCGTGCGCAAGGATGGTGGCCATTTCTGGGCCAGCGTGGTGGTCGAACCGGTGCGTGACGACGACGGGACCCTGATCGGTTTCGCCAAGGTCACCCGCGACATCACCGAACGCCGTCAGGCGCAGCAGGCGCTGGAGGAAGCGCGCGAGGCCCTGTTCCAGGCACAGAAGCTGGAAACCGTGGGTCGGCTGACCGGTAGCGTGGCGCATGATTTCAACAACCTGCTGCAGGTGATCGGCAACAGTCTGGAACTGGTTTCCGCCCGCCTGCCCCCGGACCTGCCGGATGTGCAGCGCCATATGGCGACGGCGCGGTCGGCGCTGGAAACCGCTGGGGCCGTCACACAGCGGCTTCTGGCCTTTGCCCGGCGTCAGCCATTGCAGCCCGAAGCCGTCGATCTGAACGCTCTTGCCCGTGGCATGGCCGACCTGGTCCGCCGGTCGGTGGGGGAGGATGTGCTGCTGCGCCTTGATCTGACCGACGATATCTGTTCCGCCTGGGCCGACCCGCATCAGGTGGAAAGCGGTATCCTTAACCTCGCCGTCAATGCCCGTGATGCCATGCCCAACGGCGGTACCCTGACCATTGCCACCCGCATGCGCCATATCGACCGTGCCGCCGCCGCCGCTAACGAGGTGGAGGAAGGCGAGTATGCCAGCCTATCGGTGGCCGATACCGGTATCGGTATGTCGGCGGAGGTGCTGGCCCGCGCCGTCGAACCCTTCTTCACCACCAAGCCCGTTGGCCATGGCACTGGCCTGGGCCTGTCGCAACTGTACGGGTTTGCGCGGCAATCGGGTGGCTTCCTGACCCTGGATAGCCGGGAGGGATACGGGACGAAGGTGACCCTGCTCCTGCCCTGTCATACCGAATCAGCTGCCGAGCCAGCGGTGGAGAAAGGGCCGGCGGCGGAGCCCGAAGCCCCGTCATCGATCTACCGCCTGCTGCTGGTGGAGGATGAGGTGCTGATCCGGCTTGTCCTGGCCGAGGCGCTGGAGGAACAAGGGCATGTGGTGCATCAGGCAGGCAATGCCGATGCGGCCCTGGACATCCTCTCGGACCATCCGGACATTCAGTTCCTGGTGACCGACGTCGGCCTGCCCGGCACCAATGGACGGCAATTGGCGGAACTGGCGCTGGGCCGATGGCCGGGGCTGAAAGTGTTGTTCCTGACCGGCTATATCGACCGGGCCGACACCTCCCGCCTGCCCCCCGGCACCCAGATGCTGACCAAGCCGACCAGCATCGATGCCCTGCTGGCCAAGCTGCGGCAGATGGCGGCGGGATAG
- a CDS encoding saccharopine dehydrogenase family protein, with amino-acid sequence MKNILLLGAGKIGIAITLLLRRTGDYAVTVADHSADALKRFTDLGVDTVQLDINDGAALRKTMAGKYAVLNALPFHTTSTVAYGAYDAGIHYFDLTEDVASTRVVKEVAAKAGSAFVPQCGLAPGFVSIAAHGLAAGFDSLRDVQLRVGALPRYPTNALKYNLTWSTDGLINEYLNPCEAVQDGKNVELPPLEDLEEFVLEGVAYEAFNTSGGLGSLTETLAGKVENLTYKSVRYPGHCAIIKLLVEDLRLARRRDLLKEVLEEALPITMQDVVLVFCTVSGKRHGRLEQESIVRHIHGEEVEGHFLSAIQMSTAAGICAMLDLQATGHLPSKGFVRQEQMPLDLFLSNRFGKVYA; translated from the coding sequence ATGAAGAACATCCTGCTGCTGGGCGCCGGTAAGATCGGCATCGCCATCACCCTGCTGCTGCGCCGCACCGGTGATTACGCCGTGACGGTCGCCGACCACAGCGCCGATGCCCTGAAGCGGTTCACCGACCTGGGCGTGGACACGGTGCAGTTGGACATTAATGACGGTGCCGCCCTGCGCAAGACCATGGCAGGCAAGTACGCGGTGCTGAACGCCCTCCCCTTCCACACCACCTCCACCGTCGCCTATGGCGCCTATGATGCCGGCATCCATTATTTTGACCTGACCGAAGATGTGGCCAGCACACGCGTGGTGAAGGAAGTGGCCGCCAAGGCCGGCAGCGCCTTTGTCCCGCAATGCGGTCTGGCCCCCGGCTTCGTCTCCATCGCCGCCCATGGTCTGGCCGCCGGCTTTGACAGTCTGCGCGATGTGCAGCTGCGCGTCGGCGCCCTGCCCCGCTATCCCACCAACGCCCTGAAATATAATCTGACCTGGTCCACCGACGGTCTGATCAATGAGTATCTGAACCCGTGCGAGGCGGTGCAGGATGGCAAGAATGTCGAACTGCCGCCCCTGGAAGATCTTGAGGAGTTTGTGCTGGAAGGTGTCGCTTACGAGGCGTTCAACACCTCGGGCGGCCTGGGTTCTTTGACCGAGACCTTGGCCGGCAAGGTGGAGAACCTGACCTACAAGTCAGTGCGCTATCCCGGCCACTGCGCCATCATCAAGCTGCTGGTGGAGGACCTGCGTCTGGCCCGCCGCCGTGACCTGCTGAAGGAAGTGCTGGAAGAAGCCCTGCCCATCACCATGCAGGATGTGGTGCTTGTCTTCTGCACCGTCAGCGGCAAGCGTCATGGCCGCCTGGAACAGGAAAGCATCGTCCGCCACATCCATGGCGAGGAAGTCGAAGGCCATTTCCTGTCGGCAATTCAGATGAGCACGGCCGCCGGCATCTGCGCCATGCTGGACCTGCAAGCCACCGGTCACCTGCCGTCCAAGGGCTTCGTCCGTCAGGAGCAGATGCCGCTGGACCTGTTCCTTTCCAACCGTTTCGGAAAGGTCTATGCGTGA
- the amaB gene encoding L-piperidine-6-carboxylate dehydrogenase: MSATAALLDRLGIAHLVTEGDIVSRSPIDGSRLGAVKAHSAAEVDAVLAQSAAAFKAWRTVPAPRRGELIRLFGEVLREHKADLGALVTLEAGKIVQEGLGEVQEMIDICDFAVGLSRQLHGLTIASERPRHRMVETWQPLGPVAIITAFNFPVAVWAWNAALALVCGDPVIWKPSEKTPLTALATQALFEKALARFGDAPEGLSQLLFGLREVGEQIAADPRVPLVSATGSTRMGREVAPVVAKRFGRSILELGGNNAMIVTPSADLRLAVRAILFAAVGTAGQRCTTLRRLIVHNDCYDKVVSAVKTAFAAIQPGDPRHAGTLMGPLIDKAAFDAVTKALDAAKAQGGTVHGGGRALADTFPDAWYAYPAIAEMPAQTEIVKHETFGPILYVLRYSDFEEAVAMQNDVPQGLSSSIITRDLLEAERFLAPDGSDCGIANVNMGPSGAEIGGAFGGEKETGGGRESGSDSWRQYMRRQTSAINYGTSLPLAQGIEFPEL, translated from the coding sequence ATGTCCGCCACCGCCGCCCTTCTGGACCGTCTTGGCATCGCTCATCTCGTCACGGAGGGGGATATCGTCTCTCGCTCCCCCATCGATGGCTCCCGTTTGGGGGCCGTGAAGGCTCATAGCGCCGCCGAGGTTGATGCCGTATTGGCCCAGTCCGCCGCCGCCTTCAAGGCCTGGCGCACCGTTCCCGCCCCCCGCCGGGGCGAACTGATCCGTCTGTTTGGTGAGGTACTGCGGGAGCACAAGGCCGACCTGGGCGCTCTGGTGACGCTGGAGGCCGGCAAGATCGTTCAGGAAGGCCTGGGCGAGGTGCAGGAGATGATCGATATCTGCGACTTCGCGGTGGGCTTGTCGCGGCAGTTGCACGGTCTGACCATCGCGTCCGAACGCCCCCGCCACCGCATGGTGGAAACCTGGCAGCCGCTGGGCCCTGTCGCCATCATAACCGCCTTCAACTTCCCAGTGGCCGTCTGGGCCTGGAACGCGGCCCTGGCATTGGTCTGCGGCGATCCGGTGATCTGGAAGCCATCGGAGAAGACCCCGCTGACGGCCCTGGCGACCCAGGCCCTGTTCGAAAAGGCCCTGGCCCGCTTCGGTGACGCTCCCGAAGGATTGTCCCAACTGCTGTTTGGCCTGCGTGAAGTGGGCGAACAGATCGCCGCCGATCCCCGCGTGCCCCTGGTCAGCGCCACCGGCTCCACCCGCATGGGTCGCGAAGTCGCTCCAGTGGTCGCGAAGCGCTTTGGCCGTTCCATCCTGGAACTGGGCGGCAACAATGCCATGATCGTGACGCCGTCGGCGGACCTGAGGCTGGCCGTGCGCGCCATCCTGTTCGCCGCCGTCGGCACCGCCGGTCAGCGCTGCACCACCCTGCGCCGCCTGATCGTGCATAATGATTGCTATGACAAGGTCGTGTCGGCGGTGAAGACGGCCTTTGCCGCCATTCAGCCGGGTGATCCGCGCCATGCGGGCACCCTGATGGGTCCGCTGATCGACAAGGCCGCCTTTGATGCCGTGACCAAGGCGCTGGATGCCGCCAAGGCCCAGGGTGGCACCGTCCATGGCGGTGGCCGTGCCCTGGCCGACACCTTCCCCGATGCCTGGTACGCCTACCCTGCCATTGCGGAGATGCCGGCCCAGACGGAGATCGTAAAGCACGAGACCTTCGGCCCCATTCTCTATGTCCTGCGCTACAGCGACTTCGAGGAAGCCGTGGCCATGCAGAACGACGTGCCGCAGGGCCTGTCGTCCAGCATCATCACACGCGACCTGCTGGAGGCCGAGCGCTTCCTGGCCCCCGATGGCTCCGACTGCGGCATCGCCAATGTCAATATGGGCCCCAGCGGTGCTGAAATCGGCGGTGCCTTCGGTGGTGAGAAGGAAACCGGTGGTGGCCGCGAAAGCGGTTCGGACAGCTGGCGGCAATATATGCGCCGCCAGACCTCGGCCATCAATTACGGCACCTCCCTGCCGCTGGCCCAGGGGATTGAGTTCCCGGAGCTGTGA
- a CDS encoding Lrp/AsnC family transcriptional regulator, translated as MDATDAQQDAVDTALLALLKANAREPAASLARKLGLARSSVQARIARLERLGIIQGYTLRQDPGSSRLIRAYVLLSTNPKMLSRIVAEVKRITEVESLSAISGTYDMMAVIAAQSVQDIDRVLDLLGQVQGIERTMSSLVLSDKFRR; from the coding sequence ATGGACGCCACTGACGCTCAACAGGATGCCGTTGATACGGCCCTGCTCGCCCTTCTGAAGGCCAATGCCCGTGAACCGGCGGCATCGCTGGCGCGTAAATTGGGGCTGGCCCGGTCGTCGGTGCAGGCCCGCATCGCGCGGCTGGAACGGTTAGGTATCATCCAGGGCTATACGCTGCGTCAGGATCCGGGCAGCAGTCGGCTGATCCGCGCCTATGTCCTGCTTTCCACCAACCCCAAGATGCTGTCCCGCATCGTGGCGGAGGTGAAGCGGATCACGGAGGTGGAAAGCCTGTCCGCTATCTCCGGCACCTACGACATGATGGCCGTCATCGCGGCCCAGTCGGTTCAGGATATCGACCGCGTTCTGGACCTGCTGGGTCAGGTCCAGGGTATCGAACGCACCATGTCGTCCCTGGTCCTGTCGGATAAATTCAGGCGATAG
- a CDS encoding FAD binding domain-containing protein — MYGFDYHRPATLSDVVELLTGDEDAKALAGGQTLIPTLKQRLAMPTSLVDLSAVPGLREIAAEGDGVRIGAMATHAAVAGSDVVRAVLPGLADLAAHIGDPQVRNRGTIGGSIANADPAADYPAAVVALDAVIRTDRRDIAGGQFFTGLFETALLPGEVVTSVFFPAASHARYAKFPNPASRYAIAGVFVAQRGDAVRVAVTGAAASVFRWDAAEAALTGRFSADALDGLVLDADGLNSDMHADAAYRAHLVAVLARRSIA, encoded by the coding sequence ATGTACGGGTTCGATTATCACCGTCCCGCCACCCTGTCCGATGTGGTCGAACTGTTGACGGGGGATGAGGATGCCAAGGCCCTGGCCGGGGGCCAGACCCTGATCCCGACCCTGAAGCAGCGCCTGGCCATGCCGACATCCCTTGTGGATCTGTCCGCCGTTCCCGGATTGCGGGAGATTGCGGCGGAGGGGGACGGGGTCCGCATCGGGGCCATGGCGACGCATGCCGCCGTGGCCGGTAGCGATGTGGTTCGCGCGGTGTTGCCGGGGCTGGCCGATCTGGCGGCCCATATCGGCGATCCCCAAGTGCGCAACCGCGGGACCATCGGCGGGTCCATCGCCAATGCCGATCCGGCGGCGGATTATCCAGCGGCGGTTGTGGCGCTGGATGCGGTCATCCGCACCGACCGGCGGGATATCGCAGGCGGGCAGTTCTTTACCGGTCTGTTTGAGACGGCGTTGCTGCCCGGTGAAGTCGTGACATCCGTCTTCTTCCCCGCAGCGTCCCATGCCCGCTATGCCAAATTTCCCAATCCGGCCAGCCGCTATGCCATTGCGGGCGTGTTCGTCGCCCAGCGTGGCGACGCGGTGCGGGTGGCGGTAACGGGGGCCGCTGCATCGGTGTTCCGGTGGGACGCGGCAGAGGCGGCGCTGACCGGGCGGTTCAGTGCCGATGCGTTGGACGGGCTGGTGCTGGATGCAGACGGCCTGAACAGCGACATGCATGCCGACGCAGCGTATCGCGCTCATTTGGTGGCGGTTCTCGCCCGGCGTTCTATCGCCTGA
- a CDS encoding (2Fe-2S)-binding protein, translated as MSVAITLTVNGVRLSREVDPRLLLSQLLRDELGLTGTHIGCDTSQCGACTVHLDGASVKSCAVLAVQADGTDVLTIEGITGQDGALHPMQAAFREHHGLQCGFCTPGMVMGAIELARTAPDLEEATIRDGLEGHLCRCTGYQNIVKAVRAGAQAMREG; from the coding sequence ATGTCCGTCGCGATTACCCTGACCGTCAATGGCGTCCGGTTGAGCCGGGAGGTGGACCCGCGTCTGCTGCTGTCGCAGTTGCTGCGGGATGAGTTGGGGCTGACCGGCACCCATATCGGGTGTGATACCAGCCAGTGCGGGGCCTGCACGGTGCATCTGGATGGGGCGTCAGTGAAAAGCTGTGCGGTGCTGGCGGTTCAGGCCGATGGGACCGACGTGCTGACCATTGAGGGGATCACGGGCCAGGACGGGGCGCTGCATCCGATGCAGGCGGCGTTCCGGGAGCACCATGGTCTGCAATGCGGGTTCTGTACGCCGGGCATGGTGATGGGGGCGATTGAGCTGGCCCGCACGGCGCCTGACCTGGAGGAGGCGACGATCCGCGACGGTCTGGAGGGCCATCTCTGCCGCTGCACCGGGTATCAGAATATCGTCAAGGCCGTGCGCGCCGGCGCGCAGGCCATGCGAGAAGGGTGA
- a CDS encoding S9 family peptidase: MRFGSFARVGLLLGAASVAFAAPVMAQEKKVMTATDMWGLKRVASPALSPDGKAAVVSVSVFDLKTDKRAADLWLFPVDGGPARQLTTDPAAEADAVWSPDGKYIAFTAKRDDDKAPQIYVLPVGGGEAKRVTTVPTGARTPKWLADGKGLVFMSRVWTDLSTWDDQAKRLKDREETKMTAKVWDKAPIAYFDHYLDDRENHLYATDIDGAAPRAITLGSGVSVQYNEGGAPFDISPDGKEIAFPVNVDKVGNRPNIDLFTIAVAGGAATNITPDNKTGPDSNPVYSPDGKSLAYNQRTIFGFYGENAKLMVRDRATGATRNITDGFDRSASDFSWTDDSAALYGAVDDASVQRVYRYDPKGKDKPRRITDGSTGDVTDVEVAGKSLVALRQSISAPAELVAIDAKSGKVRDISAANAQALAGFQMGKVESVTYKGANNADIQMWVVYPPNFDPTKKYPAMMLVHGGPHNAITDAFSYRWNAQVFAGWGYVVTWHNFHGSSGFGQAFTDSINPEWGEVPYQDTMKAADWLAAKPFIDKDRMLAAGASYGGYLTSFILGREHPFKTLVIHAAVYNLYTQYAADFSGSQARFKEFWDDQANIARNSPHMQAGKFKTPTLVLHGEQDLRVPINHGIELFNTLQRRGVESRLVYFPDENHWVLKPQNSVFWYSEVERWTKAHVTPGPAN; the protein is encoded by the coding sequence ATGCGTTTTGGGTCTTTCGCGCGTGTGGGTCTGCTGCTGGGGGCGGCGTCGGTGGCGTTTGCCGCGCCGGTCATGGCCCAGGAAAAGAAGGTGATGACCGCCACGGACATGTGGGGGCTGAAGCGGGTAGCTTCGCCCGCCCTGTCACCTGACGGCAAGGCAGCCGTCGTGTCGGTTTCCGTCTTCGACTTGAAGACGGATAAGCGCGCCGCCGACCTCTGGCTGTTTCCGGTCGATGGCGGCCCGGCGCGGCAACTGACCACCGATCCGGCGGCAGAAGCCGATGCGGTGTGGAGCCCGGATGGCAAATACATTGCCTTCACCGCCAAACGCGACGATGACAAGGCCCCGCAGATCTATGTCCTGCCCGTCGGCGGGGGTGAGGCCAAGCGGGTGACGACTGTCCCCACCGGTGCCCGCACGCCGAAATGGCTGGCCGATGGTAAGGGCCTGGTCTTCATGAGCCGCGTCTGGACCGACCTGTCCACCTGGGATGATCAGGCCAAGCGCCTGAAGGACCGGGAAGAGACCAAGATGACGGCCAAGGTCTGGGACAAAGCGCCCATCGCCTATTTCGACCATTATCTGGACGACCGCGAAAACCATCTCTATGCCACCGACATTGATGGTGCCGCCCCGCGCGCCATTACGCTCGGCTCCGGTGTGTCGGTGCAATATAACGAAGGCGGCGCGCCGTTCGATATCTCGCCCGACGGCAAGGAAATCGCCTTCCCGGTCAATGTCGACAAGGTCGGCAACCGCCCCAATATCGACCTTTTCACCATCGCCGTGGCCGGCGGTGCTGCCACCAACATCACGCCTGACAACAAGACCGGGCCAGACAGCAACCCCGTCTATTCGCCCGACGGCAAGTCGCTTGCCTATAATCAGCGCACCATTTTCGGCTTCTATGGCGAAAATGCGAAGCTGATGGTGCGCGACCGGGCCACGGGTGCCACGCGCAACATCACCGACGGATTTGACCGCTCGGCCAGCGACTTCTCCTGGACAGATGACAGTGCCGCGCTTTATGGCGCGGTCGATGATGCCTCCGTCCAGCGTGTCTATCGCTATGATCCCAAGGGTAAAGACAAGCCGCGCCGCATCACCGATGGCTCCACCGGCGACGTGACCGATGTGGAAGTGGCCGGCAAATCGCTGGTGGCCCTGCGCCAGTCGATCAGCGCGCCCGCCGAACTGGTTGCCATCGACGCGAAGTCCGGCAAGGTCCGCGACATCTCTGCCGCCAATGCCCAGGCCCTGGCCGGGTTCCAAATGGGCAAGGTGGAAAGCGTCACCTACAAAGGCGCCAATAACGCCGACATCCAGATGTGGGTGGTCTATCCGCCCAATTTCGATCCGACGAAGAAATATCCCGCCATGATGCTGGTCCATGGCGGCCCGCATAATGCCATCACCGATGCTTTCAGCTACCGCTGGAACGCCCAGGTCTTCGCCGGCTGGGGCTATGTTGTCACCTGGCATAATTTCCACGGGTCCAGCGGCTTTGGTCAGGCCTTTACCGACAGCATCAATCCCGAATGGGGGGAGGTGCCCTATCAGGACACGATGAAGGCTGCCGACTGGCTGGCCGCCAAGCCCTTCATCGACAAGGACCGTATGCTGGCCGCCGGTGCGTCTTATGGCGGTTACCTGACCAGCTTCATCCTGGGCCGCGAACATCCGTTCAAGACGCTGGTCATCCATGCCGCCGTCTATAATCTCTATACCCAGTACGCCGCTGATTTCAGCGGTTCTCAGGCGCGGTTCAAGGAGTTCTGGGACGATCAGGCCAATATCGCCCGCAATTCCCCGCATATGCAGGCCGGCAAATTCAAGACGCCGACCCTGGTCCTGCATGGCGAACAGGATCTGCGCGTGCCCATCAATCACGGTATCGAGCTGTTCAACACCTTACAGCGCCGGGGCGTGGAAAGCCGTCTGGTCTATTTCCCCGACGAGAACCACTGGGTCCTGAAGCCGCAGAACAGCGTCTTCTGGTACAGTGAGGTGGAGCGCTGGACCAAGGCGCATGTGACGCCGGGACCGGCCAACTAA
- a CDS encoding glutathione S-transferase family protein, with protein MKLHYHPLSGNAHRARLFLSLLALPHELVEVDLMAGAHKRPEFLALNPFGQVPVLEDGDVVIPESTAILIYLAKKQGGAWLPEDAQGAAAVQRWLAVASGEVAYGPAAARLINLLGAKFNAEEVIARAHTLLARLEAHLDGRDWLVGTRPTIADIAIYSYVARAPEGNVDLVAYPRVKAFLARIEGLPGFVPFVSTPVGLSA; from the coding sequence ATGAAGCTCCATTACCATCCCCTGTCGGGCAATGCCCACCGCGCCCGCCTGTTCCTGTCGCTGCTGGCCCTGCCGCATGAACTTGTAGAGGTCGATCTGATGGCCGGCGCGCATAAGCGCCCGGAATTCCTGGCCCTGAACCCGTTCGGACAGGTGCCGGTGCTGGAGGATGGCGACGTGGTCATCCCCGAAAGCACCGCCATCCTGATTTATCTGGCAAAGAAGCAGGGCGGGGCCTGGCTGCCGGAGGATGCGCAAGGTGCCGCCGCTGTTCAACGCTGGCTGGCCGTCGCATCGGGTGAAGTGGCCTATGGCCCCGCCGCCGCCCGCCTGATCAACCTGCTGGGTGCCAAGTTCAACGCAGAGGAAGTGATCGCCCGCGCCCACACCCTGCTGGCCCGACTGGAGGCACATCTGGATGGCCGCGACTGGCTGGTCGGCACCCGCCCGACCATCGCCGATATCGCCATCTATTCCTACGTGGCGCGCGCGCCGGAGGGTAATGTCGATCTCGTGGCCTATCCGCGCGTCAAGGCCTTTCTAGCCCGGATCGAGGGGCTGCCCGGCTTCGTGCCGTTCGTATCCACGCCCGTGGGTCTGTCCGCCTGA